A single region of the Chryseobacterium culicis genome encodes:
- a CDS encoding LptF/LptG family permease, whose amino-acid sequence MLKILDRYIIKTFFGPFFFIFSVLFFIFIVNIIWVQLGQFMGKGLSYWQILKLLFYLGVNVISMVLPLTILLASIMSFGEFGERYELAAMKAAGIPLTRVMIPLLGISTALAIMLFFFSNNIIPDFQKKAKNMLFNIAQTKPAINFTPGQFIDQIPGYMVKFDKIYGENGENIEGVFVHKKANAYENQQSVVAEKGKFVPAANKNFLKLVLYNGYVFEDAFAGKGDNVRLKQPDQAIKFDTLVSHFDISEIINKAIEKEQITDDYRFQTYNQLDGTIAKNKKDNKQFFDNIGAEVLNQTNSVITYMDKGNKHKVAPKTQIKLDTVKGEKKLEIIYNSYSRLDNLKSTLESKKNEYSSNVKYFSKVVIYQQRIVAYSVTCIIFFLIGASLGSIIRKGGMGLPVIIAIVIFIVFYVMNVGVENMSWSGKMNPYLAAWLPNLILLPFGVWMTYKALTDSQLFDAEKYKALFKPITKRFTKSKEHQRYQ is encoded by the coding sequence ATGTTAAAAATACTAGACCGATATATCATAAAAACCTTCTTTGGACCGTTTTTCTTTATATTCAGCGTATTGTTTTTCATTTTTATTGTAAACATTATCTGGGTTCAGTTAGGACAATTTATGGGAAAGGGATTAAGCTACTGGCAAATCCTTAAGCTTCTCTTTTATCTTGGGGTAAACGTAATCAGTATGGTTCTTCCCCTTACGATCCTTCTGGCGAGCATTATGTCATTCGGTGAATTTGGAGAACGTTATGAGCTTGCAGCAATGAAAGCCGCAGGAATTCCTCTGACCCGAGTAATGATTCCCCTTCTTGGAATTTCAACGGCACTGGCCATCATGTTGTTTTTCTTCTCCAATAATATTATCCCGGATTTTCAGAAAAAAGCCAAAAACATGCTTTTCAATATTGCCCAGACAAAACCGGCCATCAACTTTACTCCCGGGCAGTTTATTGATCAGATTCCCGGTTATATGGTGAAGTTTGACAAAATATACGGAGAAAACGGAGAGAATATTGAAGGTGTTTTTGTACATAAAAAAGCAAACGCTTACGAAAATCAACAATCTGTGGTAGCAGAAAAAGGAAAATTTGTTCCGGCTGCTAACAAGAACTTTCTAAAGCTTGTCCTTTATAACGGATATGTTTTTGAAGATGCTTTTGCCGGGAAAGGTGATAATGTAAGACTAAAACAGCCTGATCAGGCCATTAAATTTGATACATTGGTTTCGCACTTTGACATCAGTGAAATCATCAATAAAGCCATAGAAAAAGAACAGATTACAGATGACTATCGTTTCCAGACTTATAACCAGCTTGACGGAACGATTGCCAAAAACAAGAAAGATAACAAACAGTTCTTTGATAATATCGGAGCGGAAGTTCTTAACCAGACCAATTCTGTCATTACCTATATGGATAAGGGTAACAAGCATAAAGTAGCTCCTAAAACCCAGATCAAACTGGATACCGTGAAAGGGGAAAAAAAGCTGGAAATTATTTACAATTCCTACAGCAGGCTTGACAATCTGAAATCAACACTGGAGTCCAAAAAGAATGAATACAGTTCCAATGTAAAGTACTTCAGTAAAGTGGTAATTTACCAGCAAAGAATCGTGGCCTATTCCGTAACCTGTATTATCTTTTTCCTGATTGGGGCGAGTTTAGGATCTATCATCAGAAAAGGAGGAATGGGACTTCCGGTCATCATCGCTATTGTTATTTTCATTGTCTTTTATGTCATGAATGTTGGGGTGGAAAATATGTCCTGGAGTGGGAAAATGAACCCTTATCTTGCAGCGTGGCTTCCCAACCTGATCCTTCTACCTTTTGGAGTCTGGATGACGTACAAAGCCCTTACAGATTCACAGTTATTTGATGCAGAGAAATACAAAGCATTATTCAAACCGATTACGAAAAGGTTTACAAAAAGTAAAGAACATCAGAGATATCAATAA
- a CDS encoding LolA family protein, producing MKNIISKVILGSFVVSAVGMANAQKIDAKAKKILDDITANYNSKKNSYFKFSFGSGLNGQVAKTEPGIYYVAGEKYKLKIMDTEQIFDGNKIYNINADDMEVTIAKPNGSSTMFSPINYLTTYRNDYNVTYNGKKMVNGVNSDFIKLTPVKANGIKYVYLFVDSAKKQMVKLEQHGNNKDVAVIAIKEYKENQELDPNMFVFDKNKFKNYIITEL from the coding sequence ATGAAAAATATTATTTCAAAAGTTATATTAGGAAGTTTTGTTGTAAGTGCAGTAGGTATGGCGAATGCTCAGAAGATTGATGCTAAAGCTAAAAAGATATTGGATGATATTACAGCCAACTACAATTCTAAAAAGAATTCTTACTTCAAATTTTCTTTTGGAAGCGGTCTTAACGGGCAGGTGGCAAAAACAGAACCTGGTATTTATTATGTTGCCGGAGAAAAATACAAACTGAAGATCATGGATACAGAACAGATCTTCGACGGAAACAAAATTTATAATATCAATGCTGATGATATGGAAGTAACCATTGCAAAACCTAACGGAAGCAGCACCATGTTCTCCCCTATCAACTACCTTACGACCTATAGAAATGATTATAACGTTACCTACAATGGTAAGAAAATGGTCAATGGGGTGAATTCTGATTTTATTAAACTGACTCCGGTAAAAGCAAACGGAATAAAGTACGTATATCTTTTTGTAGACTCTGCGAAAAAACAAATGGTAAAACTTGAACAGCATGGCAACAACAAAGATGTTGCGGTAATTGCTATTAAAGAATACAAAGAAAACCAGGAGTTGGATCCTAATATGTTTGTTTTCGACAAAAATAAGTTCAAAAACTACATTATTACAGAACTTTAA
- a CDS encoding FtsK/SpoIIIE family DNA translocase, with translation MDKKTQKKPTESPEKGRILSKPRIFFGLTFILLSAVLAFSFISYLMNWKADQSQAGTMLDKSIKSSNIFGKVGDWLGNIFIFESIGIASFIIAFLLLVVGTLILKKKIFKPWKTIGHSLFFICWLPIFMGALTKGQGVLGGVYGYQIMDYLNSIIGTVGLWTVLVASILLYFILEFNLRPSSIKAKLDKINENTIGKVKSMMPDSNDDFEADEELKEEAEETEEETASRVTVTDVTNHSVNNPINTMKQPEPVSTPKGFPEVPVSSEIETITTPNHTSFEAEPRDVSQPVSLNLSAKPIVPVSSPEEAFDIRPSAPSPVATPAPAQENIKFNVEVAQVIDVLDDSDKKSQELVEKHGLYDHKLDLPNFQMPPVELLKDYGNEEISINKEELEENKNKIVGLLKNFNVGIAEIKATIGPTVTLYEIVPEAGIRVAAIKKLQDDIALNLSALGIRIIAPMPGKGTIGIEVPRKNPTMVSMRSVIASQKFQNTDMDLPVVFGKTISNEIFMADLSKMPHLLMAGATGQGKSVGINAILTSLLYKKHPSELKFVMVDPKKVELSLYSKIERHYLAKLPDAEEAIITDTNKVINTLNSLCIEMDTRYDLLKNAFCKNLKEYNKKFTERKLNPENGHRYLPYIVLVVDEFADLIMTAGKEVELPIARLAQLARAVGIHLIVATQRPSVNVITGMIKANFPARAAFRVISSVDSRTILDSPGADQLIGKGDMLYFNGNEILRLQCAFVDTPEVERLAEFIGEQKGYASALLLPEYVSEDSTSTVGTFDPNEKDALFEEAARIIVSTQQGSTSMLQRQLKLGYNRAGRIMDQLEASGIVGGFNGAKAREVLISDLHSLEQFLEDLRS, from the coding sequence ATGGATAAAAAGACACAAAAAAAACCGACTGAATCGCCTGAAAAAGGCAGAATCTTATCTAAGCCACGTATTTTTTTCGGGCTTACTTTTATACTTTTATCGGCTGTTCTTGCATTCTCATTCATTTCTTATCTGATGAACTGGAAAGCAGATCAAAGCCAGGCTGGAACTATGCTTGACAAGAGTATAAAATCTTCAAATATCTTTGGCAAGGTAGGTGACTGGCTTGGGAATATTTTCATTTTTGAAAGTATTGGGATTGCTTCATTTATCATCGCATTTTTACTTCTTGTTGTGGGTACACTGATCCTGAAAAAGAAAATCTTTAAGCCCTGGAAAACGATTGGTCACTCTTTATTTTTTATCTGCTGGCTTCCTATCTTTATGGGAGCACTTACTAAAGGACAAGGTGTTTTAGGAGGTGTGTACGGATATCAGATCATGGATTACCTTAACTCTATTATCGGAACGGTAGGTTTGTGGACCGTTCTCGTGGCCAGTATCCTTTTATATTTTATTCTTGAATTTAATCTTCGTCCAAGCTCTATCAAAGCAAAACTGGATAAGATCAATGAAAATACTATTGGAAAAGTAAAATCTATGATGCCGGACTCTAATGATGATTTCGAGGCCGATGAGGAATTGAAAGAAGAAGCAGAGGAAACAGAAGAGGAAACGGCCTCCAGAGTTACAGTAACCGATGTTACAAACCACTCTGTCAATAATCCGATTAATACAATGAAACAACCAGAACCGGTAAGTACTCCGAAAGGATTTCCTGAAGTTCCGGTTTCAAGCGAGATAGAAACGATTACCACTCCCAACCATACTTCTTTTGAAGCAGAACCGAGAGATGTTTCTCAACCGGTAAGTTTAAACCTTTCTGCGAAACCTATTGTTCCGGTTTCCAGCCCGGAGGAAGCATTTGACATCAGACCATCTGCTCCGTCTCCGGTGGCAACTCCCGCACCTGCACAGGAAAACATTAAATTCAATGTAGAAGTAGCCCAGGTGATTGATGTTTTGGATGATTCTGATAAAAAGTCTCAGGAACTTGTAGAAAAGCACGGACTGTATGACCATAAGCTTGATCTGCCCAATTTCCAGATGCCGCCTGTAGAATTACTGAAAGACTATGGAAATGAAGAAATTTCTATCAATAAGGAAGAATTAGAAGAAAATAAAAATAAGATTGTTGGACTTCTTAAGAATTTCAACGTTGGAATTGCAGAGATCAAGGCAACAATTGGTCCTACTGTCACCCTGTACGAAATTGTTCCTGAAGCGGGAATCAGAGTAGCAGCCATTAAAAAACTACAGGATGATATTGCGCTAAACCTTTCTGCATTAGGGATCAGAATTATTGCTCCAATGCCTGGAAAAGGAACTATCGGTATTGAAGTGCCAAGAAAAAATCCTACCATGGTTTCCATGCGTTCTGTGATTGCTTCTCAGAAATTCCAGAATACGGATATGGATCTTCCGGTAGTTTTCGGAAAGACTATTTCCAACGAAATCTTCATGGCCGACCTTTCAAAAATGCCTCACTTATTGATGGCAGGAGCTACAGGTCAGGGTAAATCTGTTGGTATTAATGCGATTCTTACTTCTCTTCTTTACAAAAAACACCCAAGCGAACTGAAGTTCGTTATGGTAGACCCTAAGAAAGTGGAACTTTCATTATACTCAAAAATTGAAAGACATTATCTGGCAAAATTACCGGATGCAGAAGAAGCCATCATTACGGATACCAATAAAGTAATCAATACACTGAACTCTCTTTGTATTGAAATGGATACACGATATGATCTTCTTAAAAATGCTTTCTGTAAAAACTTAAAAGAATACAATAAGAAATTTACCGAGAGAAAATTAAATCCTGAAAACGGTCACCGTTACTTGCCTTATATTGTATTGGTAGTAGATGAGTTTGCAGATTTGATTATGACCGCAGGAAAAGAGGTTGAATTACCCATTGCCAGACTTGCTCAGCTTGCAAGAGCCGTAGGGATTCACCTTATTGTTGCCACACAAAGACCATCCGTGAACGTAATTACAGGTATGATCAAGGCTAACTTCCCGGCGAGAGCTGCCTTCAGGGTAATTTCCAGTGTAGACTCCAGAACTATTCTTGATTCTCCGGGAGCGGATCAGCTGATTGGTAAAGGGGATATGCTTTATTTCAACGGAAACGAGATCTTAAGACTTCAGTGTGCTTTCGTAGATACTCCAGAAGTAGAAAGACTGGCAGAATTTATCGGAGAACAGAAAGGCTATGCTTCAGCGTTATTGCTTCCTGAATATGTTTCCGAAGACTCTACAAGTACAGTAGGTACTTTTGACCCGAACGAAAAGGATGCTTTATTTGAAGAAGCAGCAAGGATCATCGTTTCTACGCAGCAGGGATCTACATCGATGCTTCAGAGACAATTGAAACTGGGATATAACAGAGCCGGAAGAATTATGGATCAGCTTGAAGCAAGTGGTATTGTAGGAGGTTTCAACGGAGCTAAGGCAAGAGAGGTTCTGATCAGTGACCTTCATTCTTTGGAACAGTTTTTGGAAGATCTGCGTAGTTAA
- a CDS encoding cysteine hydrolase family protein encodes MKNTFKTILTLGLIVISLITMNAQKQKMENTALLIIDVQNDYFPGGKMMLENAEQAGENTRKVLEYFRKNNLPVIHIQHISTNDGASFFLPDTEGAKINHRVLPREDEKIIIKHFPNSFRETDLMDYLRSKEIKNLVITGMMTDVCVEATTRAAFDFGFINTIIGDATATRNRELNGEVVKAAEVQRATLAGISALGNLYARVINTHELLK; translated from the coding sequence ATGAAAAATACATTCAAAACTATTCTGACCCTAGGTCTGATAGTCATTTCACTGATTACAATGAACGCACAAAAACAAAAAATGGAAAACACAGCACTATTAATTATTGATGTACAAAACGATTATTTCCCGGGAGGAAAAATGATGTTGGAAAATGCCGAACAGGCGGGAGAAAACACCCGGAAAGTTTTAGAGTATTTCAGGAAAAATAACCTTCCTGTTATTCATATTCAGCATATTTCTACCAATGACGGAGCCTCTTTTTTTCTTCCTGATACGGAGGGTGCTAAAATCAATCATAGGGTTTTACCTCGCGAAGATGAAAAAATAATTATCAAACATTTTCCCAATAGTTTCAGAGAAACGGATCTGATGGATTATCTTCGGTCAAAGGAAATCAAAAATCTGGTGATCACAGGGATGATGACGGATGTTTGTGTAGAGGCGACTACCAGAGCTGCTTTTGATTTTGGGTTTATAAATACAATTATCGGAGATGCTACAGCAACCAGAAATCGGGAGTTGAATGGGGAAGTGGTAAAGGCAGCAGAAGTACAAAGGGCTACTTTGGCTGGAATATCTGCTCTTGGAAATCTTTATGCACGGGTAATAAATACTCATGAACTTTTAAAATAA
- a CDS encoding Crp/Fnr family transcriptional regulator: MSDLLLKNISQYIHLSEEDFKQFVKPFEYKKFKKKEVVLKEGDCCLFEGFVLNGCFKIYYLNEKGFEQTLYFAVEGWWITDIDSLINNVPSILNIDALEESEVLMIAKKDKEHLYETMPQIEKLFRIMNQKSSVALQRRILSLTGKTADKRYLEFLEKYPGLEQRLTQQQVASYLGITHEFLSKIRKKVPL; the protein is encoded by the coding sequence ATGTCCGATTTACTTCTTAAAAATATCAGTCAATATATACACCTTTCGGAAGAGGATTTTAAACAGTTTGTCAAGCCATTTGAATACAAAAAGTTTAAAAAGAAAGAAGTTGTTCTCAAAGAAGGAGATTGCTGTCTCTTCGAAGGATTTGTTCTGAATGGTTGTTTCAAAATCTATTACCTGAATGAAAAAGGATTTGAGCAGACTTTATATTTTGCTGTGGAAGGTTGGTGGATTACCGATATAGACAGCCTTATCAATAATGTTCCGAGCATTTTGAATATTGATGCCCTGGAAGAAAGCGAAGTTTTAATGATTGCTAAAAAAGATAAAGAACATCTGTACGAAACAATGCCACAGATAGAAAAGCTTTTCAGAATCATGAATCAAAAATCTTCGGTAGCTCTGCAAAGAAGAATTCTTTCATTAACTGGCAAAACAGCGGATAAACGGTATCTTGAATTCCTTGAAAAATATCCGGGACTCGAACAGAGGCTTACCCAGCAGCAGGTTGCTTCTTATCTGGGAATTACTCATGAATTTTTAAGCAAAATCAGAAAAAAAGTGCCATTGTAG
- the ccsA gene encoding cytochrome c biogenesis protein CcsA, translated as MKKLQDILISTRTMAVLLLVYAFAMAYATFLENDYGTPTAKALIYEAKWFELIMVLLILNFIGNIGRYRLWKKDKWPVLVFHLAFIFIFIGGAITRYISFEGTMHIREGETSNEIVTDKNFFKIQIEEKGDVLNYQDVPYLMSPLHKDFNATYDFHGKEVKVSAKEYIQRKKDSLIAEPNGAEYLHLVSTGNTGRQNIYIKPGETKSINGTLVTFNRAIEGAVEFKNEGGKLFIKTPVDASYMTMATQATGNTVKDEFQPLALRSLYTINELKLVIPEGLKKGRLMAIEGDRKKDANVPDMLQIELQGPKTKQIVDLSVEKGNPNAYKQVTMDGLNIMVGFGPKVYNTPFALKLDDFVMETYPGSSSPSAYESHVKIIDEGKETPYKIYMNHVLNHKGYRFFQSSFDPDRMGTVLSVNHDYWGTLISYIGYGLLFLGMFVIFFWKGTHFWKLNKMLADVNKKKTAAVLLLFLSLGLNAQKIETHGTTDGSREHIHVEGDNHSHAPAPSAQPLDGAAPKQNSLATPMGKMRSISPDEIIARNKISKEHADKFGYLLVQNFEGRIVPINTEALDILRKLYKKDEFKGTDGKSLTANQWFLSINTDTPSWTMVPLIKVGTKGGDELKNKTKADEDGYTSLMNLFPADANGNLTYILDHDYNTAFRKKPAEQTNYDKEVIAVNERVQIFNEFFSGQFMRIVPVKNDANHTWHSWLDQKFEPDMESQQVMGPYFAEALTAQKTGDWSKADSELAKLSDYQQKWGKAVVPAKSKVDLEVFMNKVDINFKLLIFYTLIGGLLLILGFVELFKSNQKLNKIIKVIIAIGLIGYLCHFLGLVARWYISGHAPWSNGYEAIIFISWVGITAGLILYRNANALIPAAGFMVAVIMMGFAHGGSALDPQITPLVPVLKSYWLIVHVAIITSSYGFFALSMIIAVISLVFYIISNKETYKIHHDTTLKELVIVSEMSLTIGLFALTVGNFLGGIWANESWGRYWSWDPKETWAFISIMVYAFVLHMRLVPGLRSRWAFHVATMFAFCSMVMTYFGVNYYLSGLHSYAAGDPVPVPAWVYIGIGTMILLSAVSYFKFKTLTKK; from the coding sequence ATGAAGAAGCTCCAAGATATTCTTATCTCAACCAGGACAATGGCTGTATTGTTGCTGGTGTACGCATTCGCGATGGCTTATGCAACGTTCTTAGAAAACGACTACGGAACTCCTACAGCAAAAGCATTAATTTATGAGGCCAAGTGGTTCGAACTGATCATGGTCCTGCTTATTCTTAATTTCATAGGAAATATCGGAAGATACAGACTTTGGAAGAAAGATAAGTGGCCGGTTCTTGTTTTCCACCTTGCCTTTATTTTTATTTTTATTGGTGGTGCCATCACCAGATATATCAGTTTCGAAGGGACAATGCACATCAGAGAAGGTGAAACGTCCAATGAAATCGTAACCGATAAAAACTTCTTTAAAATTCAGATCGAAGAAAAAGGTGATGTGCTGAACTATCAGGATGTTCCTTATCTGATGTCTCCGTTACACAAAGATTTCAATGCAACCTATGACTTCCACGGAAAAGAAGTGAAAGTGTCTGCAAAGGAATACATCCAAAGAAAAAAAGACAGCCTTATTGCTGAACCTAATGGTGCTGAGTATCTTCATTTGGTTTCTACCGGAAATACGGGAAGACAAAATATTTACATCAAACCGGGGGAAACAAAATCCATCAACGGAACTTTGGTAACATTCAACAGAGCGATTGAAGGCGCAGTTGAATTCAAAAACGAAGGAGGAAAATTATTCATTAAAACTCCTGTAGATGCAAGCTATATGACCATGGCGACTCAGGCTACAGGAAATACCGTGAAAGATGAATTCCAGCCTTTGGCACTAAGAAGTTTATATACGATCAATGAACTGAAACTTGTAATTCCTGAAGGTCTTAAAAAAGGAAGACTGATGGCTATTGAAGGAGACAGAAAGAAAGATGCTAATGTTCCGGATATGCTTCAGATTGAGCTTCAGGGACCAAAAACAAAACAAATTGTAGACCTTTCTGTTGAAAAAGGAAACCCGAATGCTTACAAGCAGGTGACTATGGATGGATTAAACATCATGGTAGGTTTCGGACCAAAAGTATACAACACACCTTTCGCCCTGAAATTAGATGATTTCGTAATGGAAACGTATCCTGGAAGTTCATCTCCAAGTGCTTATGAAAGTCATGTGAAAATCATTGATGAAGGTAAAGAAACTCCTTATAAAATCTATATGAACCATGTTCTTAACCATAAAGGTTACCGTTTCTTCCAGTCGAGTTTTGATCCGGACAGAATGGGAACCGTTCTTTCTGTAAACCATGACTACTGGGGAACTCTGATTTCTTATATCGGATACGGACTTCTGTTCTTAGGAATGTTTGTAATCTTCTTCTGGAAAGGGACTCACTTCTGGAAATTGAATAAAATGCTGGCTGATGTTAACAAAAAGAAAACAGCGGCAGTACTTTTACTATTCTTAAGTTTAGGGTTAAATGCTCAGAAAATTGAAACTCACGGAACAACTGACGGAAGCAGAGAACATATTCATGTGGAAGGAGACAACCATTCTCACGCTCCGGCTCCATCTGCTCAGCCTCTTGATGGTGCTGCTCCAAAGCAGAACTCTCTGGCGACTCCAATGGGGAAAATGAGATCTATTTCACCGGATGAAATCATTGCAAGAAACAAAATCAGCAAAGAGCATGCGGATAAATTCGGATATCTATTGGTGCAGAATTTTGAAGGAAGAATTGTTCCTATCAATACAGAAGCATTAGATATTTTAAGAAAATTATACAAAAAAGACGAATTCAAAGGAACAGACGGAAAGTCTCTTACCGCCAACCAATGGTTCCTTTCTATCAATACTGATACACCAAGCTGGACAATGGTTCCTTTGATTAAGGTAGGAACTAAAGGAGGTGACGAACTGAAGAATAAAACAAAAGCAGATGAAGATGGCTATACCTCTTTGATGAACCTTTTCCCTGCAGATGCCAACGGTAATCTTACCTATATTCTGGATCATGACTACAACACTGCATTCCGTAAGAAGCCGGCTGAACAAACAAATTATGATAAAGAAGTAATTGCTGTAAACGAAAGAGTACAGATCTTCAATGAATTCTTCAGCGGTCAGTTTATGAGAATTGTTCCTGTGAAAAATGATGCGAATCACACATGGCACTCATGGTTAGATCAGAAATTTGAACCAGACATGGAATCTCAGCAGGTAATGGGACCTTACTTTGCAGAAGCCCTTACAGCACAGAAAACCGGAGACTGGAGCAAAGCAGATTCAGAATTGGCAAAGCTTTCAGACTATCAGCAGAAATGGGGGAAAGCAGTTGTTCCTGCTAAATCCAAAGTTGATCTGGAAGTATTTATGAATAAAGTAGACATTAACTTTAAATTGTTAATCTTCTACACCCTTATCGGAGGTCTTCTTCTGATCTTAGGTTTTGTTGAGTTATTCAAATCAAACCAAAAATTAAACAAAATAATTAAGGTAATCATTGCGATTGGTTTAATTGGCTATCTGTGTCATTTCTTAGGACTTGTTGCAAGATGGTACATCTCAGGACACGCGCCTTGGAGTAACGGATACGAAGCGATTATCTTTATCTCCTGGGTAGGTATTACAGCAGGCTTAATTCTGTACAGAAATGCCAACGCATTGATTCCTGCGGCAGGATTTATGGTGGCTGTTATTATGATGGGATTTGCCCACGGAGGTTCTGCACTTGACCCACAGATTACACCACTGGTTCCGGTATTGAAATCTTACTGGTTAATTGTTCACGTGGCTATTATTACCTCCAGTTACGGATTCTTCGCCCTTTCGATGATCATTGCGGTAATCTCATTGGTATTCTATATTATATCCAATAAAGAAACCTATAAAATTCACCATGATACTACATTGAAGGAATTGGTAATCGTTTCTGAAATGTCATTAACCATCGGATTGTTTGCTTTAACTGTAGGAAACTTCTTAGGAGGAATCTGGGCCAACGAATCATGGGGAAGATACTGGAGCTGGGACCCGAAAGAAACATGGGCTTTCATCTCTATCATGGTGTATGCATTTGTATTACACATGAGATTAGTACCTGGATTGAGAAGCAGATGGGCATTCCACGTAGCAACGATGTTTGCGTTCTGCTCAATGGTAATGACTTACTTTGGGGTAAATTATTACCTAAGCGGACTTCACTCGTATGCAGCAGGAGATCCGGTACCAGTACCAGCATGGGTATACATTGGAATAGGTACAATGATCCTTTTATCAGCGGTTTCTTATTTCAAGTTTAAAACCCTTACAAAGAAATAG
- a CDS encoding SPFH domain-containing protein, which produces MEKTLKPMSGYLTLVICLALFVAAVYFFVSGVDQSIVYVAIAMLCFLLSCFFLKGLMIIQPNHSRVLNFFGKYVGSVKENGLFFINPLYSSQKISLRSENLQGQTLKVNDKMGNPIEIAVVIVWKVGDTYKAAFDVERYSDFVKMQSEAAVRHLAMSFPYDNLEDDHAPITLREGGDKINSILEQELTDRLSKAGIVIQEARISHLAYASEIAGAMLQRQQATAIVAARTKIVEGAVGMVDLALKKLSEDNIVELDDERKAAMVSNLMVVLCGEKAATPILNAGTLYN; this is translated from the coding sequence ATGGAAAAAACATTAAAACCCATGTCGGGCTATCTTACACTGGTCATCTGCCTTGCCCTGTTTGTTGCAGCAGTTTACTTCTTTGTTAGTGGAGTAGATCAAAGTATCGTCTATGTGGCTATCGCTATGCTTTGCTTTCTTCTTTCGTGCTTTTTCTTAAAAGGGTTAATGATTATTCAGCCTAACCATTCAAGAGTGTTAAACTTTTTTGGAAAGTATGTGGGGAGTGTAAAAGAGAATGGATTATTCTTTATCAATCCTTTGTATTCATCACAGAAAATATCTTTACGTTCTGAAAATTTACAGGGTCAGACTTTGAAAGTAAATGATAAAATGGGTAACCCTATTGAAATTGCCGTTGTAATCGTATGGAAAGTAGGAGATACTTATAAAGCTGCTTTTGATGTAGAACGTTATTCAGACTTTGTAAAAATGCAGAGTGAAGCAGCTGTGAGACATTTAGCGATGAGCTTTCCTTATGATAATTTAGAAGATGATCATGCTCCGATTACATTGAGAGAAGGAGGTGATAAAATCAATTCTATTTTGGAACAGGAGCTTACAGATCGTCTTTCTAAAGCAGGAATTGTAATTCAGGAGGCAAGGATTTCACACCTGGCTTATGCTTCTGAAATTGCAGGTGCAATGCTTCAGAGACAACAGGCTACAGCAATCGTTGCTGCCAGAACCAAAATTGTAGAAGGAGCTGTAGGAATGGTAGACCTTGCATTGAAAAAACTTTCAGAAGACAATATTGTTGAATTGGATGATGAAAGAAAAGCAGCAATGGTAAGCAATTTAATGGTAGTTCTTTGTGGTGAAAAAGCTGCAACTCCAATATTAAATGCAGGAACACTTTACAATTAA